The window GGATTCCGATGAACAGGTGCGCCTGCTTGACGTCGGCGAATACTGGCTCATGGGTGACAATCGCGGCCATTCCATGGATTCGAGAGTATTCGGGCCGGTGGGCCGGGAACGCATGGGCTACCGTGCGTTGTATCTTTACTGGGCCGGGGATTCCGGGCTGTTCCCGGGGTCGGGTGCGCGTTTGGGCATTCGGCTGGACTGATCGTCCTTGATTTCTCCCACAACCAGCAACCCGTCGGCCATGTTGATGCTTGCCGGAACCACTTCCTGTATGTCCAGAGCTTCCATGTAGCCGAGCACAAGAATCAGGTTGGTGATCTGCACGTTGGCAAAATCGCCGCCAATGGCTCCGTCCGTCATGCCGAACCGATGGTCCAGCGCATCGCGGACCTGATCCGCGGTATATTTTTGCGGGGCGGACGGATCGTTTTTGTCCCAGGGTTTGCCCAGTATCTGTCCCATGATGCTGATAGCGTGCACCGGACCAATGCCGATGACCGTGGCGTCATGGGCGTGGATGTGCCGTTTCATTGCTTCGGATGTGGATGTGTCGGCCAGCCAGCGGGCGTGACGCAGCGCCTTTTGCACATCCGAATAGCTCATGGGGTTGGGGCTTTGGCGAAAGGCCAGATTTTCGTGCTGAATTTCTTCGATGACGTAGTTCTTGAATCCCACCGAGGCCTGTGTGCCCAGCGAATAGAGGCGGCTGCCGTTTCGTGCTCTGGCTGCCAGTTGTATGGTTGCCGCACCGATGTCCCAGACAACCATGGAACGGGCGGGAATATCAAAGTGCTGGCGTGCGGCCTCGAATCCGAGGCAGGCCTGCTGTTCCTGGGTTATGATCACGGCGGGGATGCCCAGCGTTTCGCGGATGGTACGGAAGTATTCCCGGCCGTTGGAGGCCTCATGGAATGCCTGCGTGCCCACGGCTGCAAATTGGGTTGCGCCCAGCTCTCGGCTCTTGGCCACGAAGTCGCGCAGGATGTTCATGCCTTCGGCGGCAACGGATGGTGCAATACGTTTGGCCGGGTCGCGGGCAATGCTTTCCTTGAAGTCCGCCTTGCGCCACATCTGTTCCACTATATGGACGATTTTCCCATTTTTTGTATCAACATCCGCCACTTTGCACTTGATGGACCCGGAGCCGATATCCAGCGCTGCCCGGCGCGTCAGGTTGTTGCCGCGGAGCAGATAAAAACCCGTGCCGGCCAGCAGTATGGCCAGCAGAGTGATGAGTATCAGGCGCCGGGACGTTTTCATGGTACGACAATAGAGCGAGAATGAGTTTTCGTCCAACTGGTTATTTTCTGTTTTTTGGGCTGGCGTCTTTTTTTTCGTAGGAGCGGTAGGTATTGCGGTTGCGGCGGATCTGGTACTTGTGCACGGCCCGGTTGTGTTCGGCCAGCGTGGCACTGAAATGGTGCGTGCCGTCACCCTTGGCCACGAAGTACAGGTAGTTGTGCGGTTCGGGGTCGAGGACCGCCCGCAGGGAGTCCAGCCCGGGCGAACAGATGGGGCCCGGGGGCAGCCCCGGGTGCATATACGTATTGTAGGGGTTCGTTTTGTCCTTGAGATGGCTGCGGCGCAGGTTGCCGTCAAAGTCCGGCCCCAGTCCGTAGATGATGGTGGGGTCGGTCTGCAGGAGCATGCCGCGCTTGAGCCGGTTGGCGAACACCCCGGCAATGCGTCGGCGCTCGGAAGCCTTGCCGGTTTCCTTTTCAACGAGCGAGGCCAGGATCACGGCCTTGTGGATTTTTGTGCGTGGGGGCAGACCTGCGGGCCATGCCTTGGCTGCCTCGGCAAAGAATTGGTCCAGCATGGTGGCCACCATGACCTTTGCCCTGTCCCGGGCAGGCGGAGAGATCAGGTATGTCTCCGGGAACAGGTAGCCCTCGACGCTGTCCGCCGGGATGCCGTATCGCTGCAGCAGGTCCCTGTCGTGCACGGCGGCGTCGAACTCCTGCACCGTGCCCATGTCGGCACGCGCGGCTATGCGGGCGGTCTGCCACCAGTTCAGCCCTTCGCGGAAGCCGATGCGTTTCATGATGCCGGGCGTGGATGTCAGTTCGGTGAGAACGGCATCCGGCAGCCAGCTCGTGTTGAGCCGGAATTGCCCGGCCCGCGCCGATTGGGATTTGCCCTGCCGCACGGCGAGGGCGAGAAACCGGCGGGTGTCGGTGATGATGTTCTGTTTTTTCAGGTTGCGGGCGATTGTGGACAGGGGTTGCCCCTTGCTGACGCGGAAGAGTACGTCGTGCCCGGCCTGTTCGGGCGGCACCGTCAGAAAACGGTGCTCACGCCACGCTTCCAGCCCAACGTGGGTTCCGGCTGCCACAGCGGCCAGCCCCAACAGGATGAGTATGATGATCAGTGTGCGCTTTCGAGCCATGAGCGGAGTATGATTGTGGCAGCCTGACTGTCCAGGGCCTGCTTGCGTTTTTTTCCGTATACGCCTGCCATGTCCAGTTCCTCTTCGGCCTGTGCCGAGGTCAGGCGTTCATCCCAGAGGTGTACGGGGATTTCCGTGCGCCGGGTCAGGCTCTCGGCAAAGTTGCGGGCCTGCCGGGTGGTCAGGGTGTCCTCGCCGTCCAGTGACAGCGGCAGTCCCACCACCACGGCTTCTATTTTTTCATTGTGAATGATTTCGAGAATTTCGTCAAAAAGTGCCTGGCGCGATGTGCGTTGGATGGTGACCAGCGGCGAGCAGAGCGTTTCCGTGGGATCGCACACGGCCAGTCCCACGCGCTTGATGCCGAAATCGATGCCCAGCGCACGCACGGCTACTCCGAAACCGAGCCCCGGCGTTCCACACTGCCGAGCAGGGAAGCCAGTTCGCGTTTCCACTTGTCGCCGCCCACGCAGCGGGCCAGATATTCCACGGTGTGCAGCACCGGATTGTGGCGTCGGATTTCCATGAGTCCGCGGCTGATGCCCATCTTGCAGGACGGACAGCCCACCACCACCGGGCGGTTGCGGTCCGTGCCCAGATCGCTTTGCAGCTGTTGTTCCTTGCGGGCGCGCAGGCGGTTGTATATGTCCGGGCTGGTCAGCGCGCCGAGGCCGGATTCGCCGCAGCAGCCGGGAGAAAGCTCCACGCGTGCGCCGGTCATTTCTGCCAGCGCGCTGCGGTATTGTTCCGGGGCCTTGTTCTTGGCCGTGCCCACCCATTCCGCATGGCAGGCCGCATGGTAGAGCACGTCGCCCGGGCAGTCCACAGGTCCCACGCGTTCCATGAGGAACTGCATGGCGTCCAGATGGCGCATGGGGTCCACCAACTCCTGAGAAAAGTCATAGGATTCCAGCGATTCCCGGCAGGTGCCGCAGGCGGTGAGCAGGGTGGTGGCCTTGAGGCCCGCCTTGCCGGTCATGACCAGCGTGTCCAGCAGGTCCTGCACATTGCGGTGGCGGTTGGTCTTGTAGGCCTCTTCGCAACCGCTGGCCAGCAAGGGATAGCCGCAGCACATGTGCTTGTGCGGCAGCACCACGTTCACGCCCGCCTTGAGCAGCAGATACACGGTGGCCATGCCGATCTCGTGCGAGAATATGCTGGCCCCGCAGCCCGGGAAATACAGCACCGTGTCTTCGGGCGCGGCGCCACGCACCTTGAGCACGTTGCCCTTTTCCAGATGCAGGCTTTCGGAAAGGTTGTGGAAGTCGATTTGCGGACCCGGCTTGAACATGGGGCTTTTCAGCTTCCTGCGCCAGCGCGCCGGGATCAATGTGGCACTGCGGTTGACCATGGTCTGGCCGATGGAAAGCACCTTGGCCGTTGCCGGCAGGCGGCGGGACGGGTCCACAGCCATTTTTTCCAGCACCAGCTTCTTGACCGGATGGCCGGATTTGCCCTTGTAGTCCAGAAAGGCGCGCATGGACAGGGCCGCTCCGGCCGAATCGATCTTGACCGGACAAACGGCCATGCATTTGCCGCAGGCCGTGCAGTGTTCCATGAGGTCGCGCAGCCGGGCCATGAGGTCGTGGGCGGGCTGGCCGGTCTGGATCTGCGAATAGTAGATGGCCTCGATGAGCGCGCCGAGGCTGATGTTCTTGTTGCGGGGGTGGAACATGAGTCCCTTTTGCGGGAAATACATGGGGCAGACCTGCTTGCACTTGCCGCAGCGCGTGCAGGTCTGGATGTTGCGCAAAAGGTGCATGAGTTCTTCACGGTCCTTGAGGGCCGTGGCGTCCAGCGCCTTGATCAGACGGTTGAACGAAAAGGTGAACGGCTCGCAGGGCAGTTGGCGACTGGTGAGCTTGCCCGGATTGAGGATGTTCTTCGGGTCCACCTGCGCCTTGAATTCGGCCAGCGCCTTGATTTTTTCCTCGCCGAGAAAGGCGATCTTGGTGATGCCGATGCCGTGTTCGCCCGAAACCTCGCCCTTGAGCTCCTTGACCTTGCGGAACACTTCGTCCGCGGCCTCGTGGGCCTGCGCCAGCATTTCCGGGTCGTTGGAGTTCACGGGCAGGTTCACGTGGCTGTTGCCGTCGCCCGCGTGCATGTGGCTGGCGATGACCACCCGCTTGGCCTGCATGCGTTCCCACAGGGCCTTTATCTCGCGGTCCTGCTTGGGGTAGGTGTCGCGCAATTTGGCAAAGAGCAGGCGGCATTGGCCCTCCTGCTCCTGATCCGAAATGGCGCGGAAGTCGATGTCCCCTTTCAGGATTTTCCGGGCGCGGTCCAAGGCCTCGTTCAGGTCCGGGTCTTCCGGGTCGATGCCGGGAAGCTCGCGTACCAGATGCAGGGTGGAGCGGTATATCTTGGCCAGATATTTCAGGTTCAGGTCTTCGAGGAAATCCGAAAACTCCGGCACCACGTTCAGGGGGATGACAACGTCCTCGTTGATCTTGAATCCCGAGGTGCGTTTGGAGATGGCCGAGAGCTTGTGGCGGTCTTCCCAGAAGAGTTCGGCTTCCTTGTCGTCACGGGCCATGAAGATGTCCACGCCTTCGTGATTTTCGGCCAGCGAAACAATGGTCTGTGCGGCCTCGTCCAGCGCGTCTTCGTGGTCGGAATCGAGCTGGAGGATGATCACGGAAATGGGGTCGCCCGCATATTGTTCGGATTTGGTCTTGTACTCGATGGCCTGCACGTATTTGGGGCCGAACTCCTCAAGCGCGGAAATTTTTACCAGATCGCCCTGTTCCCGGATGGTGTCGCGCAGGGCCACAACATCCTTGATGACCAGCATGGCGTTGCGCATGGAGCGGCCGAAGAATTCGAGGCAGAGCACCCGGGAGTGCGACAGGGCGTCGTGGCAGATGAAGGTGGCTTCGGTGAAGATGCCGTCCACGCCTTCCTTTTGCACGCCCGGCAGGCCGCCAAGATACTTGTTGGAAACATCCTTGCCCAGCCCCTTGGCGCGCACTTCGGTGTCGCCGAGATCGACGGTGCGTATCAGCTGGCCATTTTCGTCGTACACGTCGAATATGGCCCGCTCGCCCGGAAAGATCTTGTGGCGCGGGTGGTCGCGGCGGCGGACCTCGATGATGCTCGCGTCCGGGGTGACCATGCGGTAGCTCAGGATGTTGTCGATGGTGGTTCCGTATTCGAAACAGAACGGCCCGCCCGCGTTTTCCGAAAGGTTGCCGCCGAGGCTGGAACCGGCCT is drawn from Pseudodesulfovibrio senegalensis and contains these coding sequences:
- a CDS encoding FAD-binding and (Fe-S)-binding domain-containing protein, yielding MAQLGPHISISDEQLMSRVFGMVDMQGFSSWPENVRQLATNLAAELFLVRYNPFIDPELVRTSVERRLNMSKPLMSGEYPKIISAAIQEFWRQFDADAVFREQLVKRLRSFMPDENIGNEPNCIIESATDATDLRMELPMLVVFPTEEEHVRNVVRLAAEMGFGVIPRGGGTGLTGGAIPARQRCVILSMSRFKRIKDIDPDNKTLTAQTGVLTLNATKAAAEQGLLFTVDPASKAGSSLGGNLSENAGGPFCFEYGTTIDNILSYRMVTPDASIIEVRRRDHPRHKIFPGERAIFDVYDENGQLIRTVDLGDTEVRAKGLGKDVSNKYLGGLPGVQKEGVDGIFTEATFICHDALSHSRVLCLEFFGRSMRNAMLVIKDVVALRDTIREQGDLVKISALEEFGPKYVQAIEYKTKSEQYAGDPISVIILQLDSDHEDALDEAAQTIVSLAENHEGVDIFMARDDKEAELFWEDRHKLSAISKRTSGFKINEDVVIPLNVVPEFSDFLEDLNLKYLAKIYRSTLHLVRELPGIDPEDPDLNEALDRARKILKGDIDFRAISDQEQEGQCRLLFAKLRDTYPKQDREIKALWERMQAKRVVIASHMHAGDGNSHVNLPVNSNDPEMLAQAHEAADEVFRKVKELKGEVSGEHGIGITKIAFLGEEKIKALAEFKAQVDPKNILNPGKLTSRQLPCEPFTFSFNRLIKALDATALKDREELMHLLRNIQTCTRCGKCKQVCPMYFPQKGLMFHPRNKNISLGALIEAIYYSQIQTGQPAHDLMARLRDLMEHCTACGKCMAVCPVKIDSAGAALSMRAFLDYKGKSGHPVKKLVLEKMAVDPSRRLPATAKVLSIGQTMVNRSATLIPARWRRKLKSPMFKPGPQIDFHNLSESLHLEKGNVLKVRGAAPEDTVLYFPGCGASIFSHEIGMATVYLLLKAGVNVVLPHKHMCCGYPLLASGCEEAYKTNRHRNVQDLLDTLVMTGKAGLKATTLLTACGTCRESLESYDFSQELVDPMRHLDAMQFLMERVGPVDCPGDVLYHAACHAEWVGTAKNKAPEQYRSALAEMTGARVELSPGCCGESGLGALTSPDIYNRLRARKEQQLQSDLGTDRNRPVVVGCPSCKMGISRGLMEIRRHNPVLHTVEYLARCVGGDKWKRELASLLGSVERRGSVSE
- a CDS encoding Ppx/GppA phosphatase family protein, coding for MKTSRRLILITLLAILLAGTGFYLLRGNNLTRRAALDIGSGSIKCKVADVDTKNGKIVHIVEQMWRKADFKESIARDPAKRIAPSVAAEGMNILRDFVAKSRELGATQFAAVGTQAFHEASNGREYFRTIRETLGIPAVIITQEQQACLGFEAARQHFDIPARSMVVWDIGAATIQLAARARNGSRLYSLGTQASVGFKNYVIEEIQHENLAFRQSPNPMSYSDVQKALRHARWLADTSTSEAMKRHIHAHDATVIGIGPVHAISIMGQILGKPWDKNDPSAPQKYTADQVRDALDHRFGMTDGAIGGDFANVQITNLILVLGYMEALDIQEVVPASINMADGLLVVGEIKDDQSSRMPKRAPDPGNSPESPAQ
- the mltG gene encoding endolytic transglycosylase MltG, with the protein product MARKRTLIIILILLGLAAVAAGTHVGLEAWREHRFLTVPPEQAGHDVLFRVSKGQPLSTIARNLKKQNIITDTRRFLALAVRQGKSQSARAGQFRLNTSWLPDAVLTELTSTPGIMKRIGFREGLNWWQTARIAARADMGTVQEFDAAVHDRDLLQRYGIPADSVEGYLFPETYLISPPARDRAKVMVATMLDQFFAEAAKAWPAGLPPRTKIHKAVILASLVEKETGKASERRRIAGVFANRLKRGMLLQTDPTIIYGLGPDFDGNLRRSHLKDKTNPYNTYMHPGLPPGPICSPGLDSLRAVLDPEPHNYLYFVAKGDGTHHFSATLAEHNRAVHKYQIRRNRNTYRSYEKKDASPKNRK
- the ruvX gene encoding Holliday junction resolvase RuvX, encoding MRALGIDFGIKRVGLAVCDPTETLCSPLVTIQRTSRQALFDEILEIIHNEKIEAVVVGLPLSLDGEDTLTTRQARNFAESLTRRTEIPVHLWDERLTSAQAEEELDMAGVYGKKRKQALDSQAATIILRSWLESAH